From the genome of Anopheles funestus chromosome 2RL, idAnoFuneDA-416_04, whole genome shotgun sequence:
GCGCCATTTTAGACGACGCAAGGGTTTTTCAGTTCCAGCGATAAAGTTGTATCCATAAGTGAATTctgttgaagttgaagtgGATCATAAAGAGaattatttttgcaatatttcaacTTTTCCGTTTGCTTTTCAATTTGCAAGAGGACATTCAATCTGGAGAAACCATTCTTAACTAACACTTTTGCGAAGTTTTCCGAAATAATGGTTGATTTTAGTTGAGGAAGTTTTTTTGAAGAATCAAATCCATAGTGAACAGGATCTGGAAACTGGCAAGAATTCTACATCACATCCTCAAGACATTCCACTTCCGCTTGAAAGGAATCCAGGAATGCCTGCAACTCAACTTAAACttgaaaattctttaaaaGCTGTTTCTTCTATCAGTAAGGCACTTTGGTGATACGGAATGCGAATCCAGCTTCTCAGGTCTTCTTCAGGTCTTACGCTCCAAAACCCCCAACAATATTCGAGATCTCCAACTTAGTCCGTGTGTGGAATATCAAATatatctaatttttttttaacggtgacaaattttctatttatttttcaattttttttgcttcttcttgttttcattttctacttAAATTCTGTGTTCGTATCCCGGCCATGCTACATCTACTGCGGTGGTCCATAAGTATTGGTGGGAGGTTGTTGATCACCCTGCCAGTACTCAGCCAGATGGATGCTCTGGACGGGTTGCTCAAGCATCAGACCAACGATACGGTCGGTGTTGCGTGGTGGACCGTACGATGAGCTAGGGCCACCGTTCGAACCACCGTTCCCGGAGGCAGATTCGCTTTCGTGCTGCAGCAGTACCATCTTCACCTGTTCCAGCAGCTGAGGATCGATCATCAAACCTTCCATCGTTTGTGGACCGGTCGGTTTCTGTAGCACTGGTCCAgaaccaccaccgccaccgttaCCGCCACCATTACCACCGTATCCACCATTGCCACCGCCATTGCCGTAGCCACCATTGCCACCGAAACCACCGGGCAGTGGTGCTTCAGCCAGTACCACAGCCACTAGGGTCACACACTAAAtggagagcaaaacaaaaaaaaagggaacagaaCGGAACGATTAGAACTGGTGTCGTTTTCTTTACACTAGCGTTCTGTCCACTACTAGAACTAAATTTTTCACATAttctaaaacacacacacacacgcgcacttCACAACCGAAAACACAACTTACCACGAAGGCAACTTGGAAAGCGCGCATCTTGTACAGTGCTGTTGTTTAGCAAGTTCTACCCTTACAATCGAACGCCACTCGACAGAATGTGGTGGCTGGACGATTGTTCCTACCGATTTATACCATCAAACCGTCCGGTTCGGATGTATCCTTGAGCGGTAATACCTCTCTCAAACGCCGATCCGGCAGCCCGATACGGACGTCGATCGTTTCGCACAGGCACGTAGCACTACTTAGCCATCAAAACGGTGGCCGTTAAATCCGTATGCTTTTACCCGTACCCGGTACCCGGCCAACTTAATTGTCCTAGTAAGAACGATCCGCTGCGTCGTTGTATTTCGAGACCACGAACAAACGGCAGATGAGCACCAATGGTGGAGAGACGTTACCGTTTCCATACATGGCAGTGTTCTCCCCACCCCCCAGGTTGCACACGAATTAATTTCAGACGAAgatttgtgattgtttttccATGTCGGTTGGTTCCGCTCGTCCTTCCGCGCTGTTCCATACCGCACGAGCACGGGACATAATAGACATGTGGCGCATAGCCACATAAATAGACACCGTCGTATCCGTCCAGCAGCTGATGATGGCCGTCGCGACAGGTAGCATtccttttcggttttttttttattgctatttaCCAACAACCTCCTCAACAACCGAAACTATCGAATTAGCAAAAGGCTCACTAAAGTGATCGAGGACGATCGTGTGCGATTTGGGGCTTCCTTTCTGATCGCTGTGTATCGGATAATGCACAAATTGGCACACCGTGTTGGCCAGTGTGTCATCGCCAGCTGTGGTTACGATGAACCCTCTAATTCACCGTACAGCGTCCCTACAGTGTGTCAAGCATCTTCAAGAGCCATTTAGCAAGACATTGGATCGTACTTTATTATCGCATTGTCGTTTGTGCGGTGTTGATGGTTGGCCGTTATTGGTACATCGACGCTCTACTCGCAAGCAAAACCCCATCTTGGGTGACCTCCGCGTGGGTCAAAGGTCTCGTGACGTTGGTGATCGATGGTCAATTGATTTGGCACCGTGTAGCGTAATTATGCTCATCGAaaatcgagtttttttttattaattccacTACTGTCGCTTGTTTCGCGTACTGAGTTACTAGTAGTAATTTTACACTAAGTATTATTActgtgaaaattaaaattaaaattacttttatgaggttttaattttatttttaaatcctCTCAGGTACTACTTCACTACGGGGCACGTACAACAGACTCCGTGCACATAGACAAGAAAATGTCACAAACTCTACAACCTGTAACGTCTGTAACGCCTTAGCAAATGAATCGTTTTCCACTCGATATGTacagagggggaaaaaaagacatGAAAACCATTTTAACGATCTTTTCTTCGACAGTTGCCTGTCATTAAGAAGCTCGCGTTAAATTAAACTGTCGTTGTGTGCCATTCCCTTTAACAAAGCGGAGGCTTTCTATCGCATATAACACCCTTTTGTAGTAGCCTACCATCATTAACACTGTTACTGGGGACGgacacaaacagaaaaaaaatgatgatgaaccTGGACGCAATTGTCCTCTCTTTTACTGCAACGACAAAGTGTACTTGTCTTTttaggggatttttttttcaaaagacatgttaaactttttaaattttatatagtACATGAACACAATTTGTAGTTGCATCTTACACTCACGTATCTATTTCCTAACAAACGACCGTAAGTAGGTCtaatgttaaaataattatcactAATTAACATTTCTCTTTGGTTCGCTTGAAGTCGCTCCAAAAAGTGTACCTCCGTTTTCCAGATCGGTGGCTGCATCCGATGGTTATACAATCACCGAAAGCCATGCATACCGTGCACTGAGATCATCTTGTGGAGCAGCATCGTTCCACACGTGACTGCGCTCTTCCGACCTCCAAATGCTGTTAAACGTCTCGATcgggaaacacacacaaaaaaggcccCGAATTCAATCTCTTCAATTCAAGGTAAATTGTAAACTATTATATCTGATTTAATGAACAATGTATTGCATGGGGAGGACGAGGGTTCATTCTtatgtttgattatttaattGACTTGGTTcgtatggggttttttttctgtttgtttattgCAGCATTATTTTTCGCACCCTTCATCAGTGGAGATGATTTTATCCGGCACACATGGTTAATCCGGAAAGAAACGaacagcgaaacaaaaaacactcaacCGGAAGGAAGTTTGCTTCACTTTACTTATACTATGCAAAGCGTAGAGGTTTCGCGTTTTTCGTGCCGTTTATCTGGTTTTTAATGCGCGCGAATTGGATGTGAATGAATATAATGAGCTTCGATCCGGATCGCGACCGCAGTTTTTCGTACCCATACTCATTGTAGTGCCGCGCACAAGATGCGAACCGTGCCTTGATGGTATAATAATGCATTTCGATTGATAGATTGACCGGTAAGGTCATGGAATACACATCGGTCTGTTTGGGAAGCAATTACAGCGCCACATGAAGGGAGCAACTAAACACggacaaaaaaccaaacacgatACCAAAAGCACTTTGTGTTGTTGTACTTTAAACCGGTTTAGTTAAGCAAAACCTTTGCTTTCCATCGAAAGAAAGCATCTTTCGGGTCCGGTTTTCCGGAAAATTTCTTCTTTAACCTTTTACTGCAACGTGATGCAGTCCCAGGGGGGAGGAAGTGAGGAGTGGAAAAGAGGGCGGGATTTACCTTAACATTTGCATCAACTTACCCTGGAGTCGCTGCACCGAACATTGTGGTGACGCGCAAAAAGCGTGACAGTCCAATCGTGTGAaggaggttcgtcgcttactgTTGCAGTCTTTTGATCGTCACGCGATCGCGCACGGCTTCTACCGTCTCATTCCGTGCATGAGAATGAAACCGACTTGGCACATACGATTAATATGTGACACAAACCAATTGAGagaacgattttttggttttagcaATTATGTACTGAGTAACACTTCCTTTATACACTTaatagctttgtttttttttggtctgtaTTGTTCCTTGATGTCATAACTTCGGTTCAGATCTCCTTGAAGTTCAATCTCGATACTTCTTCGATACGCTGATTGCCCACTCAGCACTCCAGTtgtgtttatgtatgtgtgtgtgcggttcaATTTAACGGTAGCATACCGAATTTTCCTCTAGCAGTAACATTCAACCCTCGCGCGCGAGCAATCGTCTCCATCTCGTCCACACGGCCCAGCGGATTAGTACGGCGGATGAACGATGCGATAATGCACACTCTAATGGTACTTCGGTCACCATTGCATCGTCTCTGTAGATTATGGCCATTAAGGGGGTGTGGGGGGACAAAAAGAAGACGGTAGTTACCGCCAACGTGCATTTGTGTCAGCCTCCTCTCATGGGTGTAGTAAAAGCGTTCACAAGTACCGGTAAAGTGCAACCAAGCTACGGTTAGTGCGATAAGAAAGAAAGACGACCCGCACGGTTCACGATGTTTCCGGGATTTTTCCTCGACCGGTACACGTTCGCATTAGCTCCAGTGACACTCGCCAAATGGGGCGAGGGGTTGGTGAGTCACCCTCTATTACCgtatcccccccccccccccccccgtgcCATGACTCGATCACATCGTTTTCTCACCCAACTTCTGTACGTGGGCAGCTGCTTTGatacgtttcgtttcgtaACAGTCGTTCATTCGTTTATTGCACCATGCTCTACTCTGGACAACGTAGTTTGTTACTACAATAAAGaaggacaacaacaacaaaaaaacgcattgcAAAATTTGCATCTTGATGGCACCGGTGCATGTGTATGCAAAATTCTCACGCCAAACGCATCGTGGAATCGatcaacagagaaaaaaaatgcaacattcGAGCTCCCTAATTTCATCACTATTCACCCTTCTGTTACCGGCAAAAGGTAGCCCGTTAAGATGGATTAGTCGCCATTCCCCATATTAACCGCTTGCGCATGCTAAATAGACCACTCCACTCCAACcaccggggttttttttacgaagcaaaacaataaaagattCTTTGTTTCGGGTAGCCTCATTCACGTGTGCATGAAAGAAAACTGTGGTGCACTAAATTATTAACCAAGCGCCGGACAAAAAACCACCTTCGCCGATGGTACGACGACACGCGTGTGAACATTTAATGTGCCTACCGTGTTTTGTGTGGCGCATATTTATCAGCCCCCGTTCATCGTTTGGTCTCCCAAGCAtttgatgaaatttttgaaaccCAAAGCTCTTGGCTTGGAATGAATGGATGGAACAGCATGATTATGatagataaaacaaattagattgtttttttatggtgtCTGACataattgtttgtgttttactaCGCATAGTTTTGGTATGCAAATTAGATGAATTAGATATTGTTTGCACTAAATGGTTTTAGACCATTTAGATAAGATTAAGGTGTTTTATGGTTAATTAAGATCAGATATACTCGGGAATGGTCTGTTTTCCTCGAGACGTAAATCAGTTTTAGTGACAACACCgaatttttttaagatttaatttaatatttagtaacaataaattttccatctgTCATGCAGTAGCGATCGTTGTGTTTCAGCCATTCTGCTTCGATCTCTCCAGTTTCGTTTCGAAATGGTGTAtcggaaaaattttcattgcaGAGAATCAAGCTTATTTATCCACGTCTCTCAGCATAAAGGCACAAACTGACGAACTATACTCTACAGTTAGCCTAACTAAGTTGCAGCATAATGATCATAATGATCTTCTGCGTACAAGGGATCGTCAGTCACAGTCTttggtcctttttttaataagtcTTGTGTTCTTATTTTGCGACCAACGATTTCTTCGAGATGAGGCCAAAATATGAGCCTTCATGCTAAAGTGTGCTCTTCAAGGGCTAGTAGATTgtgtaaaaattatttacttaaaatttaaatttcattaatttccaTAGTTGTGAGAATTACTTTGTACGATGTggattagctttttttttcgactgaaactataattaaatttgtcctaaaattaatttgacaTTTATACCACATATTCTTGAAACCTTTAAGGGAAGAAAATCTTGTTTTTACTTGTGTGTACACCATTTACCTCTTCATGAAccggtagttttttttaacgctGAGCAAATTTATGACATAAACGCGCATAATTGATGCAATTGAATatttctcacacacacgcgcgcgatTTACGCGAGAAGATACCTTTCATGTCAATCATTAATCATACATGATGTGGCATCGCGAATACTGTTGCAAGCGCACGAATCGTTTCAAAAAAGAGAATGTATCCTTCTGATAGgtaaaagattgttttttttaaacatttaattaaattaaacataacaTTTTATCAGTAATTAAGATTTACCAATTCACACCAATAC
Proteins encoded in this window:
- the LOC125765868 gene encoding homeobox protein Hox-B3-like → MRAFQVAFVCVTLVAVVLAEAPLPGGFGGNGGYGNGGGNGGYGGNGGGNGGGGGSGPVLQKPTGPQTMEGLMIDPQLLEQVKMVLLQHESESASGNGGSNGGPSSSYGPPRNTDRIVGLMLEQPVQSIHLAEYWQGDQQPPTNTYGPPQ